A DNA window from Ipomoea triloba cultivar NCNSP0323 chromosome 10, ASM357664v1 contains the following coding sequences:
- the LOC116033628 gene encoding trafficking protein particle complex subunit 4-like, protein MAAIYSLYIINKSGGLIFYKDYGSAGRMDTNDSLRLASLWHSMHAISQQLSPIMGCSGIELLQADTFDLHCFQSLTGTKFFVVCEPGTQHMEPLLKYIYELYTDYVLKNPFYEMEMPIRCELFDINLGQAVQKDRVALLGR, encoded by the exons ATGGCGGCGATTTACAGTCTCTACATCATCAACAAATCAGGAGGCCTTATTTTCTACAAG GATTATGGATCAGCTGGAAGAATGGACACCAACGATAGCTTGAGGTTGGCGAGTCTTTGGCATTCGATGCACGCCATTTCTCAGCAACTTTCTCCAATCATGGGATGCTCGGGCATTGAACTCCTTCAAGCCGATACCTTTGATCTCCACTGCTTCCAATCTCTCACTG GGACAAAATTTTTTGTGGTTTGTGAGCCTGGAACACAGCACATGGAACCTCTCTTGAAATATATCTACGAACTGTACACTGATTACGTTTTGAAGAACCCTTTCTATGAAATGGAGATGCCAATTCGATGTGAGCTCTTCGACATCAACTTGGGGCAGGCAGTACAGAAGGATCGCGTTGCATTATTAGGAAGATAG